A region of Paenibacillus sp. 37 DNA encodes the following proteins:
- a CDS encoding alpha-galactosidase, with the protein MTIQYHEQLRIFAIQTQHSSYIFGINEREHLQHLYWGDPVSIEDSAPLLQLQSHSSFDAEVEGEVGEYSFWGGASYTEPSLKLRMPDGVRDLQVRYDRHVVIEQDGRQTLIITLKDQVYALETQLVYRVIPEFDLVERYANIINTGQEDIVLESMQSAAWTLPYLHDYRLTHVTGKWSGEFQLRNTILTEGKKVLESRRGFTDGHANPWFAIDDGLSTETGGGVWFGALAWSGNWKIVAEKTPFMHVRVTGGIHDFDNEWLLGAGETFETPVFVGGFSPEGFGGMSHRLHQYQYDYILPRSEIGKVLYNSWEATYFDVNAQDQMALAERAAKMGVELFVVDDGWFGQRNSDRAGLGDWNVNKEKFPNGLVELIDRVHGLGMEFGIWVEPESVNPDSDLYRAHPDWVYHFETRGRTELRNQLLLNISKPEVKQYIIDFMTELLGNHEIKFIKWDMNRTITEPGMKGHPINRQKEVWVRHVQSLYDIWARLRAKFPDVEFETCAGGGSRIDLGIFRYADQSWPSDNTDAFDRLSIQEGFSYTYAPRMMTCWVTESPTGMNGRNVSLKYRFHSAMMGTLGIGSNLNEWSDEWIGQSGEFIDQYKAIRHLVQFGRQFRLTALRHKGVTAVQYSDAAGSDHVLFAFLHSQKLGEPLPRLRLAGLQADKTYLIEVLGLSVSGRALMNIGVELPLRGDFDSLVYRILEQV; encoded by the coding sequence ATGACGATTCAATATCATGAACAATTGCGTATATTTGCAATACAGACACAACATTCATCCTATATTTTCGGAATTAATGAGAGAGAACACCTACAGCATCTGTATTGGGGAGATCCAGTGAGTATCGAGGACAGCGCTCCGTTGCTCCAACTACAATCCCATAGCTCTTTTGACGCGGAAGTGGAAGGAGAGGTGGGGGAGTACAGCTTCTGGGGAGGAGCATCTTATACAGAGCCATCTCTGAAACTGCGGATGCCTGATGGTGTCCGCGATCTTCAGGTTAGATATGACCGTCACGTGGTCATTGAACAGGATGGCAGACAGACGCTGATTATTACGTTGAAGGATCAGGTATATGCACTTGAAACGCAGCTGGTCTATCGGGTCATCCCGGAATTCGACTTGGTGGAGCGTTATGCCAATATCATAAATACGGGTCAGGAGGATATTGTGCTGGAAAGCATGCAATCCGCAGCCTGGACTTTGCCATATCTCCATGATTACCGTCTGACGCATGTTACGGGTAAATGGTCGGGTGAATTCCAACTGCGCAATACCATTTTGACAGAGGGAAAAAAGGTACTTGAATCGCGGAGAGGTTTCACAGACGGCCATGCCAACCCATGGTTTGCCATAGATGACGGCCTTTCGACTGAAACAGGAGGTGGGGTATGGTTTGGTGCTCTCGCCTGGAGCGGCAACTGGAAGATTGTCGCTGAGAAGACGCCATTCATGCATGTGCGGGTCACAGGTGGCATCCATGATTTTGACAATGAATGGTTGCTGGGTGCCGGCGAAACGTTTGAGACACCTGTCTTTGTCGGCGGATTCAGCCCTGAGGGCTTTGGCGGCATGAGCCACCGCTTGCATCAGTATCAATATGATTACATACTGCCGCGCAGTGAAATCGGTAAAGTGCTGTACAACTCCTGGGAAGCTACCTATTTCGATGTTAATGCCCAGGACCAAATGGCGCTTGCCGAAAGGGCAGCCAAAATGGGTGTGGAACTATTCGTTGTGGATGACGGCTGGTTTGGGCAGCGGAATTCCGACCGTGCGGGGTTGGGTGACTGGAACGTGAACAAAGAGAAGTTCCCGAACGGACTTGTCGAGCTGATTGACCGGGTTCATGGACTTGGGATGGAATTCGGCATATGGGTGGAGCCGGAGTCGGTCAACCCGGATAGTGATCTCTACAGAGCACATCCGGACTGGGTATATCATTTTGAGACACGGGGACGTACGGAGCTTCGTAATCAGCTGCTGTTGAACATTTCCAAGCCAGAGGTCAAGCAATACATTATCGATTTTATGACCGAACTGCTTGGCAATCATGAGATTAAGTTCATTAAATGGGATATGAACCGGACCATTACGGAACCGGGCATGAAGGGTCACCCCATTAACCGTCAGAAAGAAGTATGGGTAAGGCATGTCCAGAGCTTGTATGATATCTGGGCACGGCTGCGAGCCAAGTTCCCGGATGTCGAGTTTGAGACCTGCGCAGGAGGTGGCTCGCGGATTGATCTGGGCATCTTTCGTTATGCCGATCAGTCCTGGCCGAGTGACAATACGGATGCGTTCGACCGTTTGAGCATTCAGGAAGGCTTCTCGTATACATACGCACCACGTATGATGACCTGTTGGGTAACCGAGTCGCCTACAGGAATGAACGGCCGCAACGTCTCTCTGAAGTATCGCTTCCACAGTGCAATGATGGGCACACTTGGTATTGGTTCCAATCTGAACGAGTGGAGTGATGAGTGGATTGGGCAGTCCGGGGAATTCATCGATCAGTACAAAGCCATTCGCCACCTGGTGCAATTCGGCAGACAATTCCGCCTGACTGCGCTTCGTCATAAGGGAGTTACCGCTGTCCAGTACAGCGATGCAGCCGGAAGTGACCATGTGCTGTTCGCCTTTCTTCACTCGCAGAAGCTGGGTGAACCGTTGCCAAGACTCCGTTTGGCAGGTCTTCAGGCTGACAAGACCTATCTCATTGAAGTGCTGGGGTTATCGGTTAGTGGACGTGCACTGATGAACATTGGGGTGGAATTGCCTCTACGCGGTGATTTCGACAGCCTGGTGTATCGCATCCTTGAGCAAGTATAA
- a CDS encoding sensor histidine kinase, which translates to MRQFYRKYIYMPFVNLSFRSKLFMVFVLVTIIPMMLLVYLSYELTKTKLTEQIYINMTNSTAQITKNLENKLDSYEHISASIYLDNRLANYLTNEYQDDPSYLDVYNYIGNRIDTVMAAYPDFDSAFIYSDNPSLPKDNFYIRPITPEVQTTELFHKLQQSYGNIIHLSTPQTENGPAMFTLARLLNNNSNQYPYGMLVFQISESVIYSLMEKEAGGKDIFIINDKGMILSSADKQLINTSLPELLHQHFDDAASGRFDTTYQGVKALAVYNTLKNGWKTVSIFPYDSIIKDAKALSQLIIKISLGFIGVALLLIYITASLFSKRIRTLIRMIRRIERGDFNPTHEEQMGSDEIGQLHFAFEQMTTRLKSLVTEVYQKELQSKEAELDLLQAQINPHFLYNTLGSISSLAVKHQDPQIQDMVLHLAKFYRISLNKGKSILTINEELKLTQSYNAIQLIRFKGKLNIIYTIDQSILPYSTVKLALQPFVENAVIHALWNQDRPLNIHIKGVIENNSIILSVIDDGMGMRREKLEALFEEKEGRGYGISNVDRRIKLKFGEYYGVKVYSKIGMGTTVQIRLPQKEIQ; encoded by the coding sequence ATGCGCCAATTCTATCGAAAATACATATACATGCCTTTTGTTAACCTGAGCTTTCGTTCCAAGTTGTTCATGGTATTTGTTCTGGTCACCATCATTCCAATGATGCTATTGGTTTATCTTTCCTATGAACTTACCAAAACGAAACTTACCGAGCAGATCTACATCAATATGACGAACTCAACAGCTCAGATCACTAAAAATCTGGAGAACAAACTGGATAGCTACGAACACATTTCCGCCTCCATTTATTTGGATAACCGCCTTGCCAATTACCTGACAAACGAGTATCAGGATGACCCATCCTATCTGGACGTCTATAATTACATTGGCAATCGAATTGACACCGTGATGGCTGCCTACCCTGATTTTGATAGCGCATTCATTTATTCGGATAATCCGTCGCTGCCCAAAGACAATTTTTATATCCGGCCGATCACACCCGAAGTTCAGACCACGGAACTGTTTCACAAGCTGCAGCAATCCTATGGGAACATTATTCATCTCTCAACGCCGCAGACAGAGAACGGTCCTGCCATGTTTACACTCGCCCGGCTGCTGAACAACAATAGTAATCAGTATCCCTACGGGATGCTGGTCTTTCAAATCTCGGAGTCGGTCATCTATTCCTTAATGGAAAAGGAAGCAGGCGGCAAAGATATTTTCATCATAAATGACAAAGGTATGATTCTGTCCTCCGCCGACAAACAGTTAATTAATACAAGCCTGCCCGAACTGCTTCATCAACATTTTGACGATGCGGCTTCAGGGAGATTTGATACAACGTATCAAGGCGTAAAGGCCCTAGCGGTCTATAACACGCTCAAAAACGGCTGGAAAACGGTATCCATTTTCCCTTATGACAGTATTATCAAGGATGCCAAAGCTCTCTCTCAGCTTATTATCAAAATTTCACTAGGCTTCATCGGCGTGGCGCTGCTGCTCATTTATATTACCGCATCGCTATTCAGCAAACGCATCAGGACGTTAATACGGATGATTCGGCGCATTGAACGGGGAGATTTCAACCCTACCCATGAGGAACAAATGGGCAGTGATGAGATCGGCCAGCTTCACTTTGCATTCGAACAGATGACAACCCGGTTGAAAAGCCTGGTGACGGAGGTCTACCAAAAGGAGCTGCAGAGCAAGGAAGCCGAGCTTGACCTGCTTCAAGCTCAGATCAATCCTCATTTTCTGTATAATACACTGGGCTCGATCTCCTCTCTGGCCGTAAAGCATCAAGATCCACAGATTCAGGATATGGTCCTTCATCTGGCCAAGTTTTATCGGATATCCCTGAATAAAGGAAAGAGTATCCTGACCATCAATGAGGAATTAAAACTGACGCAGAGCTATAATGCCATTCAGCTTATTCGATTTAAGGGAAAGCTGAACATCATCTACACGATAGATCAATCGATCCTGCCCTACTCGACCGTGAAGCTTGCGCTGCAGCCTTTTGTGGAGAATGCAGTCATTCACGCTCTTTGGAATCAGGATCGGCCTCTAAATATCCATATCAAGGGTGTCATTGAGAACAATAGTATCATCTTATCGGTTATAGACGACGGAATGGGCATGCGGCGAGAGAAGCTTGAGGCTTTGTTTGAAGAGAAAGAAGGACGGGGTTATGGGATTTCAAATGTGGATCGGCGGATTAAGCTGAAATTTGGTGAATACTACGGTGTTAAAGTGTATAGCAAAATTGGTATGGGAACTACCGTACAGATCCGTCTGCCGCAAAAAGAGATCCAATAA
- a CDS encoding ABC transporter permease, giving the protein MISRLKEQKWLFVLMLPAFIATLLFSYGPMFGLYMAFTNYQPGGGSFFYQFFHAEFVGFQWFEYFFTTGDFYRVMRNTLATSLLTLFFGFPAPIILALVLNEARQGFFKRFVQTVSYLPHFISWVIAANIVITLLASDGMLNNILVLLGIVKEPVAFLQNGPLFWWIIALSNMWKEMGFSAIMYLAAIASINPELYEAARVDGASRFKQMWHITLPSMRPTIVILAILAVGGILNAGFEQQYLLQNNTVLEYSEVIDIYAYKYGLQNSMFSYGAAVGMFKSVVAFILVLIVNRISRKVNDQALF; this is encoded by the coding sequence TTGATAAGCAGACTAAAAGAGCAAAAATGGTTATTCGTGCTTATGCTTCCTGCCTTCATTGCGACATTGTTATTTTCCTATGGTCCGATGTTTGGACTGTATATGGCGTTTACAAATTATCAACCGGGTGGGGGATCGTTCTTTTACCAGTTCTTCCATGCCGAATTTGTAGGTTTCCAATGGTTTGAGTATTTCTTTACTACAGGGGATTTCTACCGGGTTATGCGTAATACGCTTGCGACAAGCTTGCTCACGCTGTTCTTCGGATTTCCTGCCCCGATCATCCTCGCGCTTGTGCTGAATGAAGCGAGACAGGGATTTTTCAAACGTTTTGTGCAGACGGTTTCTTATCTGCCACATTTTATCTCATGGGTTATTGCAGCCAACATTGTGATTACGCTGCTGGCTTCGGATGGAATGCTTAACAACATTCTGGTTCTGCTGGGCATTGTCAAAGAACCCGTTGCATTTTTGCAAAACGGTCCTCTGTTCTGGTGGATTATCGCATTGTCGAACATGTGGAAAGAGATGGGGTTCAGTGCCATTATGTATCTGGCTGCAATCGCTTCCATTAATCCGGAGCTCTACGAAGCGGCCAGGGTGGACGGAGCCAGCCGATTCAAGCAAATGTGGCATATAACGCTGCCATCCATGCGCCCTACCATTGTCATATTGGCTATTCTCGCGGTCGGAGGCATTTTGAATGCAGGATTTGAACAGCAATATCTGCTGCAAAATAACACCGTACTTGAATACTCCGAAGTTATTGATATTTATGCTTACAAATACGGACTACAAAACAGCATGTTCTCTTATGGTGCTGCTGTGGGGATGTTCAAATCCGTTGTCGCCTTCATTCTTGTCCTTATCGTGAACCGGATTTCCAGAAAAGTGAACGACCAGGCGTTGTTCTAA
- a CDS encoding carbohydrate ABC transporter permease — protein MILNRFGDRIFKIIVYFILILVLLVTFLPFWNILVLSLNSAEDTVRGGVYLWPRDLTLDSYQQILKDSEILNGLWVTVKRTLIGAPLSVLVITMLAYPLSRRNLIGRKGWNLYFIFTMYFSGGLIPFYMVLKALNMIDTFSVFILPSLMNVFYMIIVRTFMEQLPHEIEESARVDGANDLTIFFRIVMPLTTPVLATVGLFQAIGHWNAWFDSYAFTYSSDLKTLQAVLVKILNQFQTGGMISQTQMLANSAKRNAVSSDTIRMAATMVATLPIVMVYPFLQKYFVKGMTLGAVKS, from the coding sequence ATGATTCTGAACCGATTCGGGGATCGTATTTTCAAAATAATTGTGTATTTCATTCTTATTCTCGTATTACTGGTTACATTTCTTCCGTTTTGGAATATACTCGTTCTTTCATTGAATAGCGCGGAAGATACGGTACGAGGCGGCGTCTACCTGTGGCCAAGGGATCTGACCTTGGATAGTTATCAGCAGATTCTGAAAGATAGCGAAATATTGAACGGGCTGTGGGTAACCGTCAAACGAACGCTGATTGGCGCACCGCTATCGGTTCTCGTCATTACGATGCTTGCGTATCCGCTAAGTCGGCGGAATCTGATTGGTCGCAAAGGCTGGAACCTGTACTTTATCTTTACCATGTATTTCAGTGGCGGACTGATTCCGTTCTACATGGTGCTTAAAGCGCTGAATATGATCGATACCTTTTCGGTGTTCATTTTGCCAAGTTTGATGAATGTCTTCTATATGATCATTGTCCGTACTTTCATGGAACAGCTACCCCATGAGATTGAAGAATCGGCGAGGGTAGACGGGGCTAACGATCTGACAATTTTCTTCCGAATTGTGATGCCGCTGACAACACCTGTACTTGCAACGGTGGGCCTTTTCCAAGCCATTGGACATTGGAATGCCTGGTTTGACTCCTATGCGTTTACCTACAGCTCAGACCTGAAGACTCTGCAGGCCGTGCTTGTCAAAATATTGAATCAATTTCAGACCGGTGGCATGATTTCCCAAACGCAAATGTTGGCTAATTCAGCCAAACGAAACGCCGTTTCCAGCGATACCATTCGAATGGCTGCTACGATGGTAGCCACCTTACCAATCGTTATGGTGTACCCGTTCCTGCAAAAATACTTTGTTAAAGGCATGACTTTGGGAGCGGTGAAAAGTTAA
- a CDS encoding extracellular solute-binding protein has translation MTKTKKWMTMGITAAIAVGLLAGCSSNDGENNTAGKDGEQGPITLTWFDGNTKGEPFTDAVAQEITKKTGIEISIQQPTGNPTEKLSLMLASGDYPDVVVMSRGDASLDKYISSGAFIPLDELIEKYGSDLKEMYGDTLTKTRNTDGKNYYLANWYGLDSDPVFGMLMRQSLLEEFLPDKADGSQPLTTDEFEALLKNFKEKYNTIDGKESIPMTMNGENMGANLGTFKGMWGLKTYYDNNGRLQYDVKDPKYREMLLYMNRLYREGLIEKEFAISKTQTWIQKLTTGAVFATPGAYWDPGNGNAALKKDGGEKNQLFAYKVVAPGVDPTQTTFGPRSSLGWDAIAITKNNKHPEETIKLFNYLASDEGQHLLLWGKEGEQYTMVDGKRQPKPEFLQSFKDNWDDTVKKSGVRKWLWFIKNGLDPNGQPYDMAVKFQRSEVDELAIKSLGDSVWDTAQYDNLNPDGGTPQALTAQKVKDIMDQSITRAIIAPSEAEANSVFDKMLEDMKKAGDEKVEDIINEKYAQRMELWSSK, from the coding sequence ATGACAAAGACTAAAAAATGGATGACCATGGGAATTACAGCTGCAATAGCGGTTGGTTTGCTGGCGGGTTGCTCCTCCAATGATGGGGAGAACAATACAGCAGGTAAAGACGGGGAACAAGGGCCGATTACGCTGACTTGGTTTGATGGCAATACCAAAGGAGAACCATTTACCGATGCAGTTGCCCAGGAAATCACCAAAAAGACTGGCATAGAGATCTCCATCCAGCAGCCAACAGGTAACCCAACGGAAAAACTGAGCCTGATGCTCGCCAGTGGTGACTATCCGGATGTGGTAGTCATGAGCCGAGGAGATGCTTCCCTCGACAAATACATTTCAAGTGGGGCATTCATTCCACTGGATGAGTTAATTGAGAAATATGGTTCTGATCTGAAAGAAATGTACGGAGATACCTTGACCAAAACACGTAATACAGACGGCAAGAACTACTATCTGGCAAACTGGTATGGACTCGACAGTGATCCGGTTTTTGGTATGCTGATGAGACAGAGCCTGTTGGAAGAGTTTCTTCCGGACAAAGCAGATGGTTCACAGCCCCTCACAACAGACGAATTCGAAGCACTCCTGAAAAATTTTAAAGAGAAATACAATACGATTGATGGCAAAGAATCCATTCCGATGACGATGAACGGGGAGAACATGGGTGCGAATCTGGGCACATTCAAAGGCATGTGGGGCTTAAAAACGTATTATGACAACAACGGACGTCTGCAATATGATGTCAAGGACCCCAAATATCGCGAGATGCTGTTATACATGAATCGCTTATATAGAGAAGGTCTGATCGAAAAGGAATTTGCGATTAGCAAAACACAGACCTGGATTCAAAAGCTGACGACTGGTGCGGTATTTGCTACCCCAGGTGCATATTGGGACCCGGGGAACGGCAATGCGGCCTTGAAGAAGGATGGCGGGGAAAAGAATCAACTCTTTGCTTACAAAGTTGTTGCTCCAGGTGTAGATCCGACTCAAACGACGTTTGGCCCAAGAAGTTCGCTTGGATGGGATGCAATCGCCATTACCAAAAACAACAAACACCCGGAAGAAACGATAAAGCTGTTTAATTATCTGGCGAGTGATGAAGGACAGCATTTGCTGCTGTGGGGCAAGGAAGGCGAACAGTACACCATGGTGGATGGCAAGCGACAACCAAAACCTGAATTCCTGCAAAGCTTCAAGGATAATTGGGATGATACGGTGAAGAAAAGCGGCGTTCGCAAATGGTTATGGTTTATCAAAAATGGTCTGGACCCGAACGGACAGCCGTATGACATGGCAGTTAAATTCCAGCGCAGTGAAGTGGATGAACTGGCCATTAAGAGTCTGGGCGATTCCGTATGGGATACAGCGCAGTATGACAACCTGAATCCGGATGGGGGAACACCTCAAGCTCTGACGGCCCAGAAAGTGAAGGATATTATGGATCAGAGTATTACGAGAGCCATTATTGCCCCAAGTGAGGCCGAAGCCAATTCGGTATTCGACAAGATGCTGGAGGATATGAAAAAGGCTGGCGATGAGAAAGTGGAAGATATCATCAACGAAAAATATGCTCAGCGTATGGAACTTTGGTCTTCCAAATAA
- a CDS encoding winged helix-turn-helix transcriptional regulator, protein MKGTQRFGELRKSIPEISQKVLTENLRSMEEDGIVIRTVFAEVPPRVVYSLSELGNSLKPIIFSMETWGLGYQKLNDELPNDTQ, encoded by the coding sequence TTGAAGGGAACTCAACGATTCGGAGAACTTCGTAAAAGTATCCCGGAGATCAGTCAAAAGGTACTCACTGAAAATTTACGTTCAATGGAAGAGGATGGAATTGTCATTCGTACTGTTTTTGCGGAAGTTCCTCCGAGAGTTGTATACAGCTTAAGTGAATTAGGAAATTCGCTTAAGCCAATTATATTCTCTATGGAAACATGGGGACTTGGGTACCAGAAACTCAATGATGAACTTCCAAACGATACTCAGTAG
- a CDS encoding ester cyclase, with the protein MNFYRISNGQISEEYGQPDMLGLLQQIGAIPKA; encoded by the coding sequence ATGAATTTTTATCGGATCTCTAATGGCCAGATTAGTGAAGAGTATGGTCAACCCGATATGCTTGGCTTGCTTCAACAAATAGGGGCAATTCCAAAAGCATAG
- a CDS encoding DinB family protein translates to MNNFVAKQLGFVRRQAIDYVRNINDSASEIIPTGLKNNIKWNLGHMYVIHEKFAFQLTGQESNYPANFNKLFDSGTKPSDWNIEPPTLSQIIDLLIEQIERVESLLLSKLKEEINPHYKSSTGLIFTNVEQLLGFLIYHEAMHFATIKNIKSIIDS, encoded by the coding sequence ATGAACAATTTTGTCGCAAAACAATTGGGATTTGTTCGCCGTCAGGCAATTGATTATGTGAGGAATATAAATGACTCTGCCTCGGAAATAATTCCAACAGGTTTGAAAAACAATATAAAGTGGAATCTAGGCCACATGTATGTTATACATGAGAAGTTCGCTTTTCAACTTACTGGGCAAGAAAGCAATTATCCTGCTAATTTTAATAAGTTGTTTGATTCAGGAACTAAACCATCTGACTGGAATATAGAGCCTCCAACGTTGTCTCAAATAATCGACTTGTTAATTGAACAAATTGAAAGGGTTGAATCGCTACTTTTAAGCAAATTGAAAGAAGAAATCAATCCTCATTACAAGTCTTCTACAGGACTTATCTTTACAAATGTAGAACAATTACTGGGTTTTCTGATTTACCATGAAGCAATGCATTTTGCAACAATTAAAAATATCAAGAGCATTATTGACAGTTAG
- a CDS encoding TetR/AcrR family transcriptional regulator: protein MTRTVFEKADVIPLVAEVFRELGYEGASLSKITARTRLSKGSLYYFFPGGKDEMAAEILAHIDQWFIKNIFEPLEKNEPRAAIDHMWQEVDTYFQSGQRICLIGAFALDETRDRFAAVIRQYFVRWIEALSAALVQTGISKETADQISEETIASIQGGLILSRALHDESYFERTLANLSQRVSTYVSKSKSGH from the coding sequence ATGACTCGTACTGTTTTTGAAAAAGCTGATGTCATCCCTCTCGTTGCTGAGGTATTTCGTGAATTAGGTTATGAGGGCGCATCTTTGAGTAAAATTACAGCCCGTACGCGTCTATCTAAAGGAAGCTTGTATTATTTTTTTCCGGGTGGAAAAGATGAGATGGCTGCTGAAATTCTTGCACATATTGATCAATGGTTTATCAAGAACATTTTTGAACCGCTCGAAAAGAATGAACCCCGGGCAGCCATTGATCATATGTGGCAAGAGGTCGATACTTATTTTCAATCCGGTCAGCGTATATGCCTTATTGGTGCATTCGCTTTGGACGAAACCAGAGATCGATTCGCTGCTGTTATTCGGCAATATTTTGTGAGATGGATTGAAGCCCTAAGCGCGGCACTAGTTCAAACAGGGATCTCTAAAGAGACTGCTGACCAAATTTCAGAGGAAACAATTGCTAGTATTCAAGGGGGATTAATTCTGAGTAGAGCTCTTCATGATGAATCCTATTTTGAACGTACGTTGGCAAATCTGTCACAACGAGTCTCAACTTATGTTTCTAAAAGCAAGTCTGGTCATTGA
- a CDS encoding DUF1348 family protein: MNNLTPPFTLETAIQKTRMAEDSWNSRDPQRVSLVYTEDCYWRNRSEFITGRQEIVSLLTRKWAKELDYRLIKELWSYTDNRIAVRFAYEWRDDSGNWFRSYGNENWEFADDGLMQRRFASINDMPIKEEDRKFHWPLGTRPADHPSLSELNL; the protein is encoded by the coding sequence ATGAATAATTTAACTCCCCCATTTACTCTTGAGACAGCAATCCAAAAAACGCGTATGGCTGAAGACAGCTGGAATAGCCGAGACCCTCAGCGCGTCTCCCTTGTATATACTGAGGATTGTTATTGGAGAAACCGGAGCGAATTTATAACAGGCCGCCAAGAGATTGTCTCTTTATTAACTCGAAAATGGGCTAAAGAGCTGGACTATCGCCTTATTAAGGAACTTTGGTCATATACGGATAATCGTATTGCAGTAAGATTTGCATATGAATGGCGTGATGATAGTGGCAATTGGTTCAGATCGTATGGGAACGAGAATTGGGAATTCGCTGATGACGGCTTAATGCAACGTAGATTTGCTTCGATTAATGACATGCCGATTAAGGAAGAAGATCGCAAATTTCATTGGCCTCTCGGCACGCGCCCCGCTGATCATCCAAGCCTAAGTGAGTTAAACCTATGA
- a CDS encoding alpha/beta fold hydrolase, whose protein sequence is MSKVNVGAENEQPIELYYEDHGEGKPIILIHGWPLSGRSWEKQVPALIEAGHRVITYDRRGFGQSSQPWDGYDYDTFASDLHKLILHLDLHDATLVGFSMGGGEVARYVGTYGTERVSKAVFAGAVPPYLYITENNPQGGLDDATIAEFQNGVKADRLAFLDGFTSNFFAAGDRTDLVSEPFRIYNRDIAALASPKGTLDCIAAFALTDFRQDLEKFNIPTLVIHGDSDAIVPLEVSGQRTHESIPGSRLVVVEGGPHGFNATHSEQFNAALIEFLQG, encoded by the coding sequence ATGTCTAAAGTAAATGTAGGCGCTGAGAATGAACAACCAATTGAACTGTATTATGAAGATCATGGTGAGGGAAAACCAATTATTCTGATTCATGGCTGGCCTTTGAGTGGGCGATCCTGGGAGAAGCAAGTTCCTGCCCTAATTGAAGCAGGCCACCGTGTTATCACATATGACCGTCGTGGATTTGGTCAGTCTTCCCAACCTTGGGATGGTTATGACTATGATACTTTCGCTTCGGATTTGCATAAATTGATACTGCACCTTGATCTGCACGATGCCACATTAGTCGGATTCTCCATGGGTGGCGGCGAAGTTGCACGTTATGTGGGAACCTACGGAACAGAGCGTGTTTCCAAAGCCGTATTCGCGGGAGCGGTTCCTCCATATCTCTATATAACCGAAAACAATCCTCAAGGTGGGTTGGATGATGCAACGATTGCAGAATTCCAAAACGGGGTTAAAGCGGATCGGCTAGCATTTTTGGATGGTTTTACAAGCAACTTTTTCGCTGCTGGAGATCGTACAGACCTTGTGAGCGAACCATTCCGTATTTATAACCGTGATATTGCAGCTCTGGCTTCACCTAAAGGCACATTGGATTGTATTGCTGCCTTTGCCCTTACGGATTTCCGTCAGGATCTGGAGAAGTTCAACATTCCAACACTGGTTATCCATGGTGATTCAGATGCCATTGTGCCTTTGGAGGTGAGTGGACAACGTACTCATGAATCCATCCCTGGCAGTCGTCTGGTCGTTGTCGAAGGTGGACCACACGGATTTAATGCAACCCATTCTGAACAATTTAATGCAGCATTGATCGAATTTTTACAGGGTTAA
- a CDS encoding nitroreductase family protein, with protein MGVWLVSYDADLEKHAKGILSSADNVINLAQLIRERRSIRKCNSTPVDRELVVELLRKAIQLQPFVEAGSWRVVYTGTPESSKRLVDFMMQQISQSKLGNLIPGKLMEVFKKRFTDIPAHVIVISNVGTDRLTNDRNYAAACGVMQSFQLLG; from the coding sequence ATGGGAGTTTGGCTGGTTTCCTACGATGCTGATTTGGAGAAGCATGCGAAAGGAATTCTGAGTTCTGCCGACAATGTCATTAATCTGGCGCAATTGATCAGGGAGCGAAGGAGTATTCGTAAATGTAACTCTACGCCAGTGGACCGGGAGTTAGTTGTTGAATTACTTCGTAAGGCTATTCAGCTTCAACCATTTGTTGAGGCTGGCTCGTGGCGTGTGGTATATACCGGAACTCCTGAATCATCTAAACGGCTGGTGGACTTTATGATGCAACAGATATCACAGAGCAAGCTGGGGAATCTGATCCCTGGAAAACTAATGGAGGTTTTTAAAAAGAGATTTACCGATATTCCCGCGCATGTCATTGTTATATCCAATGTCGGTACTGATCGACTGACCAATGACCGCAATTATGCGGCTGCCTGCGGGGTGATGCAGAGCTTCCAGTTGTTGGGCTAA